The Musa acuminata AAA Group cultivar baxijiao chromosome BXJ1-8, Cavendish_Baxijiao_AAA, whole genome shotgun sequence genomic sequence TCAAAAAACAATCTGCGTGAGACACCCTAACTAAAAAGCTAAATGGTCAAACAACAGCATTATTTATAAATGGTTTGTGCTGCAGTCACAACAAGAAAGTGAAGCAAGTTACAAAATTCACTAGAATTAATGCCTCCTACAACCAGAAGCATATTCATCAACAAAACAAATGTAAATTTGAATttctatcaaatattttaaagggCAACCTAATGCAAGAGGTTCCCACCATAGCAGATTCTATGGGGTTGATTGTACATTATCTTTATCACTACAAATAAAGAGGTTATTTTCATGACTCAGATCTTGCTCATCTAGTTTGTGAGAGAGCAACCTTACAAAACTTAATAGTGCCATCTAATCTTTTATAAGTATAAATTGAGGTTGTTTGTCACTACATAGCAACGATTTTAAATGCACAAAGCATGTCAACAAGTGTCAGAAGCCAATTTCCAAGATATGTGCAGGAGAATGTGCTTTTTAACTTTGTTTATGCTGCAAATCTTCATTTCTTGAACCTTGTTAAAGTAGCTTATATGCAGGAACCAAACTCCACTTTCTGCATAACAATTTCATATTTGAAGAGGAGAGCAGTTGTTATTATCTAACCTGGTTGCTTTTCAAGCCTAGGTCAACAAGATCTGGTTTAGTGCCTTACAAACCCCTTATGAACATATTGTGTCAACAAAAGTATGAAACTTTCACAGAGGTACAAGCTTACGGCGTTTTATAAGTTTCTCCTGAGCCAGACTGTCCAGTCGTTGCTTCAAGGCTTTATTCTCCAAATTTAGAATAAGATTTTGCTGATCCAGAAATTCCAGCTCAGCAAAAACTTCTAGTCCCTCTGCCTGTTGAATTTTGAGAGCAAAAAAACAACAAAGATATCCTTTAATTTCTTTTCACTTAAAGCTTCTAAGAATTATTTAAGCTCGATCTTTCTATACTTGCCTGTAAGGCCTGGACGTGTTTCTCGAGCTCAGCAATATATTGCAGTTTCCGGACACGGGAGCGCTGAGCATATTGCCTGTGATACAATAAATTGTTTAAGAAAGAGCTTACAAGATATACACAACTAACATGATCTTCTTATCAGCCAGAAATGTGCTAGTGCAAATTACATAAAAGGACAGAAAGTTGCATCCCCGAGTGATTAAGTACCACATGAACTCATGATAAACAAATCTAGTTTCTCTAATTAGTtataaattgctagtttgaatgtttGATCCCTTTATCCCTTTTTTTGATCTGTGTGTATATATGATGCATGAAAAAACGTATGCCTTTCATCTTCATAGGCCAGATGTCAATTGGGCATGCATAACCATGGAGCATTGCAGGCCTAGGTCGACAATCTTATTTCAGGAAGAATATGACATTGGCACAGGCAACCAAAGTACACCTTTAATTAGTTTCACAGGCTTGAGGATACCACAAGATTCAGTATTTACCAGcattattgtgaataatgaagATGGCTGTCCTctaaaagaaaaggaaacagAAAGATCAGCTCATATGAAAGGTGAAAAGTTGTGCTGTTTATGTCCACCCAAGTATATGTCTGGAGGGCAAATTCCAATAATGCCTCTAACGTTTAAAAAATCCAGTGTAGATGGAAGAAGTCATATGGATCACTTCCATGTTACATGCTAATGCAAAATATATTGTACTGATAAGCCAATTAGTCCAGACTATCTGTCATGTTGTAATGCATCTAACAATGCATTCTAATGCGGATGTATACATGGGCCCTACAAATGAGCAACAGAGTTTACTCCACTCCCTCCAACATACTATTCATAATTATCCCCACTACTGCTACCAGACTGGCAAGTGCTCCTTTTATTCCACTTGTCTTGCTCATAATCGCCATTGTTACGGTAGACAAACTAACAAGGATGCCCCTTCAGAACCACACGACCATGTTCCCTACCCCTAAGAAAGCTCATCTGTTACAAAACTGCAACATAAAAGGGGGCCTTTGACTGTAGGTAAAACAAATCCCACTTTCATTCCACATTCATCACTCTTTAAGTTCTTAAACTTTACCAATTCGCCATCCCAAACTTTGATAAAACCTTAGAAGACCTCCCCAAACACATCCATAGTGGTTCTTCTCACTGTCATGGAGGTCTGAACCTCAAAGATGGCCACCTCAGACCCTCTAATGCACATAAGCAAGAAAAGCCCAAATCGGCTACTTATTCGACTCAATAGGACAAACCAAAAACAAAATGTCACATTTAAATAAACCTAGATATAGTAGATTATTCCTCATAGTAACATTATCGAGCAAGTCATTCTCATTTATATCGACTGAATGACACACACCAATTAAGAAGTTTCCCCACATAACTAAAAATATACATGCATATGcataaatctaaacatggtgattATACATAAGCACACATTTTCTGGTAAGCAAAAAGCACATATATTTAAACTCATGATTGTGTGGATGCATAGAGCTCTATACAAAACATATATACCACTGACAGTTTCATAGCTTGCGATACTGGTATATCAAGATCAGTTAAGGACGAAACCATTGACATTGACTAGGGATGAAGCCATCGAGATTGCTAGGATCAGAATCAGCTGATCAGCCAAGAAgacaattttaaaatatatgcaaatcATAATAAAGCTATAAAACACTaacaatatataatatattcaagAAAACAAGCATATTTTGTAATTACAATATTCTTTTAACTATTGTTTTTATAACATGTCTCCTTTTTCAGAAATGCAAATTGAAATATAAAAGATAAGATTATACAAATTAGAAATGAAAAAACAATATAGAATAATTCATTACAAATAACTATTTTATGTTTATTGTAAAATCAACAAGGGTCATGTGTAATTATATTATCATACAATATTCATATGGTACATAGAAGGCAACAAGTAAGCCCCATTGTGGCTCCAGTCACACTATATTATTACTCCTTTAGTTTATGAAAATCATTCCTTGCTTCCATTACATTCTTACTCTCGCACTTGAAACTTGAAATGTATACACATACGCATTATAATGATCAAATACATGGTTGTACCACTCAAAGCAGAGTACACTAGAAGAACCTTTAACTATAAAGATGGAAGATCTTCACCAATCATGAAGGCTGATAGCTAGCAGAATGATTCTGACTCACTACAATTAATAATTTCTTAAGTTGGTTACCAGATTTCTTTAAACTCCCATCCAAGCCCAtcgaaaataaataacataatcaacatcatcaatggaagatCTAGAGAAATTAAACTGATCAGCAATAGCCTTGACGAGGCCTACATACTCGGCCAAGGTTTCGTTGCCATGATAGGTGAGAGTCAGCTTCTCCTAGTGAGTCATCACTCAGGATGGCAAATAGTTTTCAGGAGAACGATAAACTCCTCCATACCTCTAACAAGGATTCGGTAGAGGTAATTAGTATCATATTTGATTCTGAAACAGATGCAATGATAGCATGCAACCAAAGTTGTTCCTTTCATACACAATGTTCAGTTGGCAGTGGTAACCTCAATGGAAGCTGATTTTACAGGGCATTGCATGTAACATTTACATCGACCTTCGGGTTACGACTTAAAGGAAGTAAAATGAATTGTGCTTGCCATGGTGGAAAAAAGGTGGAGTTGAGTTTCATAGGAAGTTGAGCGGCTATATCAATACAGACAAGGTAAATCAGGGAGGAAATGGCTGAGCTGAGAGGAACTTTCAAAAGGTTCACCTGCCTTAAGTATTAGGATAATGAATATAGCGGGGCAACCATTTTGAACTCATGCGAGTGTAGATGCTCTAATAACATGAAGGTCCTTCTAGTACTCTGGTTTTGAATTACACCAGCATGTATTGTATTACAATGATACAGGTATGACAGGAATCTTACAACCAAATCAATAAATGGATTTCCTAAACTAGCGTTTGTAGAAAAGAAATCCACTGACCaacttaagaaattcataatgTATTGCTTCAAAATTATACTGTAAATTGGAAAAAGTGAAGATTTAGCCGATAGTTGGTGAAAACCTTTCATCTTTAACCTAGTCGGATAAATGAGTTTGTGGGTTAAAGAAACGAATTGCCACCCTTACTGGAGGACAGAGGTTAGATATTTACAGCTTGAGTTACGCTCACATGTTGAAGTATTTCAGAACTATTAATATATATGCTCCCTTTAAGCCACATACAAATATCTGAACTGGAGTTAAATGACAATCACTGCATTGTTAACAAACAGAGCTTGATGCTACATTTGTTTTATACAAAATCTTTCAATAGAAAAGGAAAATTCACCAATCGAATCGATTCACGTAAATGAAAATGAAATTCCAATAGCAAGTAGTACACATTCATTAATGTAATCATTCAATAGATTCTGTTGCATTCAAGAACAGGTCACCAGGAAGGTAGCATGTTGATGATATAGTCCCATGTGACAATTGGCTAATCATCTTGTGTACCTGGACTAGCACGAATGTGGGTTACACTTATCTAGATCATCGTATGAAGGCATGTGTAGTCATATTGATCCCTGTTTATCACTATATCTTTTCATGaatgaaaatgttaaatataTCCAATGGTGCAATATACTTATACATTGCTTCATAATGACAAGCATTTTGCTTGTATTATCATTCAATACGGCAAGTATAAAGATGGTTGAAATGCTAAATTAAAACAACCAAAACAGACATGCATTAGCCATGTCAAAATGATGACATGAATTTCTGTTGAGTTGTCGCCTCAACTATTGCCTAGACACCTAGTTGTCGGATGGTATTCAAGCTTTGGAATAGTCTTGCCTAAGCTATTTGACCTTAGCTTAAAACTCAACAAAATAGGAAATCTGAACTGGAAAGAGTCAAAACAACAAGTTTACTGTATACACAATCTCTTGAATCTCAAATTAAAGAAGAATAtaacaattaaaatttaattataattccCATGGAGAATCACTACAGTTTAATTAAGTCAATGGGCTATAAGTTCTGTATATATATTAATCACTAAAATGAAAGAATAGAATTTAGAGCAGGATGACTCTTATAAATATCAAGGAGACCTAATTCGTTTTGTTTAGGCAATTGCCAAATATTATAAGACCCATAAGAAAACTTGTGAAGTGGTTAGATTCCCAGCTGCAATATATATTAAGAAAGTTGTAGTGAAGAGGGGCATGCCACAGTGAAAAGAAAGGTGAGTCAATAGATCAGCACTTGCAACATTTGTGATGTCATGGAACTCTATCCTGAAGCAATTCCAAAAAAGGAAATCTTTTATTTGAAGATAGTAATATTGCAAAGAGCTAAATTTGATAATTCCAAAAGGGCCCTGTAACCATTATAGCTATCAAAATCCTAAGCGGTGCATAACTCAAAACAAAGATAGATTTGATATCCAGTTTAAGCATATGCAGCGCTGAACAGGAAATTCTACAGTGTTAGTAGCTATCTGTACATGCTTGTGCCATTGATATGTATCACTTGTGGCACCACACAATCATGCTGCAATTAATCATCATCTGTATATGCTTATGCTATTGAGATGGTAATTTAGTAAGAAAAATTGAGAATGATATTGGACAAAAAAATATCAGCCCTATGTCATCAATCCATATAGTAAATTAGTGagtcaaattgataataataaacTGCCGGTTTGCCTGAGATTTTTTATCCCTAGAAAAAAACTGCAAAAGGCTGCAAATAAGTAGTCCGTGGTGAGGCTTAGGAAGTACAGCAAACTATATCATGCCTCAACAATCAACCAGAATGACGAACATATGTTTTTACCAAGGGGTTGATGCCTATACTGGTCATTGATCCTAATGATAGAGAAAATTTCTCAAGACAGCACAGAGAATTAATCACACACAAAGATATTAAGAAATTAGATTAAAACTTACTGTTTAACTCGCTTTGAATCCATCTCTGTCTGCTTAGAATGAGAGTCTTCCTTAATTTCAAAGGGACCCTTTTTATCCTGGGCACCATCTAGGTGCTCATTCTTTTCAACAACATCTGGGTTTAATCCATCAGATTCTGTCTGAACACAGGTTGGCTGGGGATGAATCGTCTTGTTGTTTGCCAAGAGAGTGCTGCCAGGGTAGGTGACAACATCGGCGGCCAATTCCCATACTTTGAGTTGAGGCCTTCCAGATGAATTTGCCTCTGGATAATAAGAAAAATGTCCTACATCTTTATGGTGATTGAGTTCCTGCGACATCCAAGGAGATAGTGCTGGAAAGCTCTGTTGCTCCTGACCTACACTACCAACGTTGGACAAACTGACTCCATCCAAGTATGCAAAAGAGTCGCTTGTTGAACGACGATGAGCTCCTCTCCTCACCGGCGTCTCTGGTTCATTAAGTAAGTCATCGAGCCACAGAGGTTGCTCCTCGATGAGAAAGCTCTCAGAGGAAGTACGCTGGTGTCTCTGACCATCTTTTGGTCTTGGGATGCCTCTGGGTCCTATAGATCCATAGTCACCGTAGGATGGGGATACGGTTGGAAGAGGGCATCTTGGAGGAAGAAACGACTGTTTCCCACCGGGCGCTGAGCTCCTCATGTTAGCAGCAGCTCTCATATTCGCCATCAACTTATTACAGACCCAAACTGGTGAGATTGAACAAAGCATAACAAAGTGCAACAGAAATAAAGAATTAAAAGCCAAGTGCTGAGAGATCAAACTGCTGCACGAATGAGAATGAACGTAAAATAtcgacaaaaaaataaaattgctttCGATTTTCACAAGAAGAGAGTGTCGTCATATGCATCTCAACGCCACATTTAGATCCCAGAAGAAAGGTCCACGAGAAAGTAAATGCCGATCCAAAAACTCGGTCATTCCATACAACGAAACGCCCAAAAGATCGCGTTTTGAGATTGGTCCCTATAGAGATCAAGAAAAACCGAGTACTTTAAGACGAAATAGCATATGATTCTCTACATCTCGAAATCATGCAAGTAAAAAAAAGCGTGGAAACCGAAAACTCAAGCTTAAAAACGTCCAATAAAACGAAAAATCGAGCAAATAACACCCGAGtcaaataaaaatctaatttttaTTGACATTTATTCCCAAGATCCGAAGGACCGCAAGAAAACAAAAGGGAAATCTCAGAACCAGAACCACCCGAATCAAATCGGTCAGAGCCGAAAGAAAGGGACGGGAATGATCGTACCAAATCAACACGAATCCTCGGCTCCTCCCCGATTCGGCTCACCGGGATCAAACCCTAAAAGATGGACCTTTTAGGATTTGAAACAGAGATAAAGGAGAGAGCTCAGAGAAGgagggacagagagagagagagagagagagagagaaaggcgaGCTTAGAGAAAAAGGGGAAGCGAAGAAGCCGAGACAAAGACACGAGAAGTTCAACGAATCGCCTACAATATCGCGCCTTCTGGTATCGCGGAGGACGAGGTGTCCTCACCGCTGTGAGGTTACCGCAGCCACACTGCGGTGGCGAGCGCCGTCGGATTCGGGGATCGGACGGTCGAGGGACCGGGGGGGGTAAGCGGAAACGGCCGGGGTCCGTCGAAGGTCAGGTGCGACGCACGTGCGGGGAAGGCCAGTGGCGAATGATGCGTTGCATGTGAGGAACCACAACAGCACCAGCGTTGACAGCTGTGGAGCGCGTACGGCCGCGTTGGGTTGGCTCAATAATAGGGATGAGAGGTGCCAACGTAGGCACAGCCCATTGCGATTGGGGAATGGCACGCGCGCCCCCACATGCATTCACCAAGCCATGTCATGTGACATGGCAGCGAGTCTTCTTTGCACTCACTAGTCGTTCTTTGGTTTCAGGGTTTAaaagcataataataataataataataataataataataataataataataataataaatttctaatatcttaattattcagaattaattatatggatcttttgttgtTATCGTTGAGCTTCCTAaaatattatattctttattaaattattaatatttaaagttataatttttaataaaatattatgatgtcTTCCTTTTTATCTCTTTGTTGAACCTAAACTACATTGAGCTATCTCGAGAAACATAATAGAATAATAGAATAAACACATTCCAAGAGCCATGACAAAGAAGATACTGCTTGGTGTAACTACGAGTCTTCTTTGACTTACTAGGTTGGTACAAGCACCAGTGGGGTAGAATCATATATTTCATTTTTAtggtttataataataataatattttgattatttagaGTCGTTAATCTTTTATCACTGTTAAGTTGATAGTCTACTACCCAATCATGAGACATGatatacattttttttatttatttatattatttaatattttattattttatattaaatatgttATGATATTTATAGATTTGTATAATAGGAATTGGAACGTGATGATTTGatcatcacgataatgagatcgattcat encodes the following:
- the LOC135588517 gene encoding uncharacterized protein At4g06598-like isoform X1, which translates into the protein MLCSISPVWVCNKLMANMRAAANMRSSAPGGKQSFLPPRCPLPTVSPSYGDYGSIGPRGIPRPKDGQRHQRTSSESFLIEEQPLWLDDLLNEPETPVRRGAHRRSTSDSFAYLDGVSLSNVGSVGQEQQSFPALSPWMSQELNHHKDVGHFSYYPEANSSGRPQLKVWELAADVVTYPGSTLLANNKTIHPQPTCVQTESDGLNPDVVEKNEHLDGAQDKKGPFEIKEDSHSKQTEMDSKRVKQQYAQRSRVRKLQYIAELEKHVQALQAKGLEVFAELEFLDQQNLILNLENKALKQRLDSLAQEKLIKRLQQETLEREIARLRTLYQQQQQQQRFQEQPHPIHARRSSRDLDLQFANLSLKPKDKTSVCESVTGPLRF
- the LOC135588517 gene encoding uncharacterized protein At4g06598-like isoform X2, translated to MANMRAAANMRSSAPGGKQSFLPPRCPLPTVSPSYGDYGSIGPRGIPRPKDGQRHQRTSSESFLIEEQPLWLDDLLNEPETPVRRGAHRRSTSDSFAYLDGVSLSNVGSVGQEQQSFPALSPWMSQELNHHKDVGHFSYYPEANSSGRPQLKVWELAADVVTYPGSTLLANNKTIHPQPTCVQTESDGLNPDVVEKNEHLDGAQDKKGPFEIKEDSHSKQTEMDSKRVKQQYAQRSRVRKLQYIAELEKHVQALQAKGLEVFAELEFLDQQNLILNLENKALKQRLDSLAQEKLIKRLQQETLEREIARLRTLYQQQQQQQRFQEQPHPIHARRSSRDLDLQFANLSLKPKDKTSVCESVTGPLRF